From the genome of Romeriopsis navalis LEGE 11480, one region includes:
- a CDS encoding M23 family metallopeptidase, whose product MRLVMRKLPQPLRHWVTWYLRLPLWLTGLTALCLVSSAIVLSQQPGAAQLPPISPTRIAAATVSPQKPKLGDTIKVTVPASGVTTSPSVAWKGKTYPMFQVNRDRYRALIPTTPIDKPGRMTLQVNTGSTQNITLNLRNRRFPTQRIWLPAGQDGSVSDDEFDRVNAFKQIVTPEKRWNGKLRRPNNGPVTSIYGVRRYYNGVFAGDYFHRGVDYAGNRGSAVIAPAGAKVAAIGYERNGFAVHGNWVGLDHGQGVTSIYIHLNRITVKPGDIVKAGQRIGTIGNTGSATGPHLHWGFFVHGKAVDPVPWRYKGFE is encoded by the coding sequence ATGCGACTGGTTATGCGTAAACTTCCCCAGCCACTCCGCCACTGGGTCACCTGGTACTTACGACTACCCCTATGGCTGACGGGCCTCACCGCATTATGTCTCGTCAGCAGTGCGATCGTCCTCAGCCAACAACCCGGCGCCGCACAACTGCCTCCGATTAGTCCAACCCGCATCGCAGCGGCCACTGTTAGTCCGCAAAAACCAAAGCTCGGCGACACTATTAAAGTGACGGTTCCCGCCAGTGGCGTCACAACTAGCCCCAGTGTGGCTTGGAAGGGTAAAACCTACCCAATGTTTCAGGTAAACCGTGATCGGTATCGGGCCTTAATCCCCACGACCCCGATCGATAAACCCGGCCGGATGACACTCCAAGTGAATACTGGCAGCACTCAAAACATCACCCTCAATTTGCGGAATCGCCGCTTTCCCACACAACGCATCTGGTTACCAGCGGGACAAGATGGCAGCGTCAGCGATGATGAGTTCGATCGGGTCAATGCCTTCAAACAGATTGTCACACCAGAGAAACGCTGGAATGGCAAACTTCGTCGCCCCAATAATGGTCCCGTCACCAGTATTTACGGTGTCCGCCGCTACTACAATGGCGTTTTTGCGGGCGACTATTTCCATCGGGGCGTTGATTATGCGGGCAATCGCGGCTCAGCCGTCATTGCCCCCGCTGGCGCGAAAGTCGCGGCCATCGGCTATGAGCGCAATGGTTTTGCCGTGCACGGAAACTGGGTTGGCCTTGATCATGGCCAAGGGGTAACTAGCATATATATCCACCTCAACCGGATTACCGTTAAACCAGGGGATATTGTCAAAGCTGGCCAACGAATCGGCACCATCGGCAATACGGGTTCCGCCACTGGGCCACACTTACACTGGGGATTTTTTGTCCATGGCAAAGCCGTTGATCCCGTGCCTTGGCGGTATAAAGGCTTTGAATAA